One part of the Nymphaea colorata isolate Beijing-Zhang1983 chromosome 8, ASM883128v2, whole genome shotgun sequence genome encodes these proteins:
- the LOC116259142 gene encoding ethylene-responsive transcription factor ERF056: MAAVMDSYNVWSYVSESKGDLMRALEPFIKGALSSSSSGTSSPETSSLLPSSSSSSSPPPPPPPSSPPSSCLSFSSPSPSSSPSFSDDPSQTPFFSSTSDSFTSVNPLPSRYPAASTPMICNGVLMTEPTSLELTTFPSLENGFSVAPTQTLSFQQLSPFHIHQIQTQYQQQYQQQQSHQLACIQLIKQQQQQFLGLRPQMMKHVGCGAGGAKAVAPSTKPTKLYRGVRQRHWGKWVAEIRLPKNRTRLWLGTFDTAEDAAMAYDRAAYKLRGEYARLNFPNLMHQGFHEASGALSMPFQSSVDAKLQAICQGLVSSSSRSSASPSKQGTMAFSADPVPAAGDSSHPYPQGLEDDGASDSPATATKVVSSSFSDSSDDSSASPGRSSPTSDAQTQMDSLERTWTEIENLLLQKLPSLDADVNWDDFLSDCS, translated from the coding sequence ATGGCAGCAGTAATGGATTCCTATAACGTTTGGTCCTATGTTTCTGAATCCAAAGGAGATCTGATGAGGGCACTTGAACCTTTTATTAAAGGTGCTTTATCATCCTCTTCCTCTGGAACTTCGTCGCCTGAGACCTCTTCTCTGCTTCCATCctcctcttcatcttcctcccctcctcctcctcctcctccttcttctcccccttCTTCTTGTTTAagtttctcttctccttctccctcgtCCTCCCCTTCTTTCTCAGACGACCCTTCCCAAACccccttcttctcttccaccTCCGATTCATTTACTTCTGTAAATCCTCTTCCGTCTAGATACCCAGCAGCCTCCACCCCCATGATTTGTAATGGGGTTCTCATGACAGAGCCCACCTCCTTGGAGCTCACCACCTTCCCTTCCTTGGAGAATGGATTCTCTGTTGCTCCTACCCAAACCCTTTCCTTCCAACAACTAAGCCCCTTCCACATACACCAGATTCAAACCCAATACCAGCAACAATACCAACAGCAACAGTCCCACCAGTTAGCCTGCATTCAGCTCATtaagcaacagcagcagcagttTCTCGGCCTCAGGCCGCAAATGATGAAACATGTGGGTTGTGGCGCCGGCGGCGCCAAGGCGGTTGCTCCCTCCACAAAACCCACCAAGCTCTACAGGGGAGTGAGGCAGAGGCACTGGGGGAAGTGGGTGGCCGAGATCCGTCTGCCGAAGAACAGGACGAGGCTTTGGCTCGGAACCTTCGACACGGCGGAGGACGCGGCCATGGCTTACGACAGAGCGGCCTACAAGCTCAGGGGCGAGTACGCGAGGCTGAATTTCCCAAACCTCATGCACCAGGGGTTCCATGAGGCCAGCGGCGCGTTATCCATGCCCTTCCAGTCCTCTGTAGATGCCAAGCTTCAGGCCATCTGCCAGGGCCTTGTTTCGTCTTCCTCCCGATCTTCCGCTTCGCCGTCCAAACAGGGGACGATGGCCTTTTCCGCCGATCCGGTCCCCGCTGCCGGCGATTCCTCCCATCCTTACCCGCAGGGTTTGGAGGATGACGGGGCTAGCGACTCTCCCGCCACGGCGACGAAGGTTGTGAGCTCGTCGTTCTCGGACTCTAGTGACGACTCCAGTGCTTCGCCTGGCCGGTCTTCTCCGACGTCGGATGCCCAGACGCAGATGGATTCCTTGGAGCGCACATGGACCGAAATTGAGAACTTGCTGCTGCAGAAGCTCCCTTCTCTGGATGCGGACGTGAACTGGGATGATTTCCTCTCGGATTGTTCGTGA
- the LOC116258299 gene encoding E3 ubiquitin protein ligase RIE1 isoform X1 yields MEEERSTTAAPSTAAAASSERTVDPTPLLGGGNGDGGAGRRNNLAFLISRAASRRGLREPSMVVRRTAARQLEERRADWGYSKPVVALDVTWNLVFILVSIVVLSSSVRERPNTPIRIWICGYALQCLLHVIFVWMEYRRRNRRRSPGEGGGPPSGSGEQDSDALESEDDDEEDGYRSQASGNRSSVVKRCESINTMVSFLWWIVGFYWVVSGGEDLLQNAPRLYWLAVVFLAFDVFFAIFCVALACMIGIALCCCLPCIIAILYAVAGQEGASDADISLLPRYRYRQDGGEKSRMGEGTMVPVDAGSEFSANERPLSADDAECCICLTAYEDGAEIHALPCKHHFHTACIVKWLRINATCPLCKYNILKGNEQV; encoded by the exons ATGGAAGAGGAAAGATCGACCACGGCCGCTCCCAGCACCGCGGCGGCAGCTTCTTCAGAGCGCACTGTTGACCCCACTCCTCTGCTCGGAGGGGGAAATGGCGACGGCGGAGCCGGTCGTCGCAACAACCTGGCCTTCTTGATCAGCCGGGCCGCCAGCCGCAGAGGCCTGCGGGAACCGTCCATGGTGGTTCGGCGGACGGCCGCCCGGCAGCTCGAAGAGCGCCGGGCCGACTGGGGCTACTCGAAGCCGGTTGTTGCTCTGGACGTCACGTGGAACCTCGTCTTCATTCTCGTCTCCATAGTCGTGCTCTCTTCTTCCGTTAGGGAGAGACCCAATACCCCGATCAGAATTTGGATATGCGGGTATGCCTTACAGTGCCTTCTGCACGTGATCTTTGTATGGATGGAGTACAGAAGGAGGAATCGCCGTCGCTCGCCCGGTGAGGGCGGAGGTCCTCCTTCCGGCAGCGGAGAACAGGATTCCGATGCCCTCGAaagtgaagatgatgatgaagaggatggTTACAGGAGTCAAGCTTCCGGCAACCGGTCTAG CGTTGTAAAGAGATGTGAATCTATTAACACAATGGTATCCTTCCTCTGGTGGATAGTTGGATTCTATTGGGTGGTTTCTGGAGGTGAGGATCTTCTGCAAAATGCTCCTCGTCTCTACTG GCTAGCAGTTGTATTTCTCGCTTTTGATGTCTTCTTTGCTATCTTTTGTGTTGCCCTGGCTTGCATGATTGGGATTGCTCTCTGCTGTTGCTTGCCCTGCATCATTGCAATATTATACGCAGTAGCAGGACAG GAAGGTGCTTCGGATGCTGATATCAGTTTGCTGCCAAGATATAGATATAGACAAGATGGTGGTGAGAAGAGTAGAATGGGTGAAGGAACCATGGTGCCTGTTGATGCTGGCTCAGAATTTTCAGCTAATGAGCGCCCACTTTCAGCAGATGATGCT GAATGTTGTATCTGTTTGACAGCATACGAAGATGGGGCTGAAATCCATGCACTTCCATGCAAACATCATTTCCACACAGCATGCATTGTGAAATGGCTTCGAATTAACGCAACTTGTCCACTATGTAAATACAATATTCTCAAGGGAAATGAACAGGTCTGA
- the LOC116258299 gene encoding E3 ubiquitin protein ligase RIE1 isoform X2, translating to MEEERSTTAAPSTAAAASSERTVDPTPLLGGGNGDGGAGRRNNLAFLISRAASRRGLREPSMVVRRTAARQLEERRADWGYSKPVVALDVTWNLVFILVSIVVLSSSVRERPNTPIRIWICGYALQCLLHVIFVWMEYRRRNRRRSPGEGGGPPSGSGEQDSDALESEDDDEEDGYRSQASGNRSRLAVVFLAFDVFFAIFCVALACMIGIALCCCLPCIIAILYAVAGQEGASDADISLLPRYRYRQDGGEKSRMGEGTMVPVDAGSEFSANERPLSADDAECCICLTAYEDGAEIHALPCKHHFHTACIVKWLRINATCPLCKYNILKGNEQV from the exons ATGGAAGAGGAAAGATCGACCACGGCCGCTCCCAGCACCGCGGCGGCAGCTTCTTCAGAGCGCACTGTTGACCCCACTCCTCTGCTCGGAGGGGGAAATGGCGACGGCGGAGCCGGTCGTCGCAACAACCTGGCCTTCTTGATCAGCCGGGCCGCCAGCCGCAGAGGCCTGCGGGAACCGTCCATGGTGGTTCGGCGGACGGCCGCCCGGCAGCTCGAAGAGCGCCGGGCCGACTGGGGCTACTCGAAGCCGGTTGTTGCTCTGGACGTCACGTGGAACCTCGTCTTCATTCTCGTCTCCATAGTCGTGCTCTCTTCTTCCGTTAGGGAGAGACCCAATACCCCGATCAGAATTTGGATATGCGGGTATGCCTTACAGTGCCTTCTGCACGTGATCTTTGTATGGATGGAGTACAGAAGGAGGAATCGCCGTCGCTCGCCCGGTGAGGGCGGAGGTCCTCCTTCCGGCAGCGGAGAACAGGATTCCGATGCCCTCGAaagtgaagatgatgatgaagaggatggTTACAGGAGTCAAGCTTCCGGCAACCGGTCTAG GCTAGCAGTTGTATTTCTCGCTTTTGATGTCTTCTTTGCTATCTTTTGTGTTGCCCTGGCTTGCATGATTGGGATTGCTCTCTGCTGTTGCTTGCCCTGCATCATTGCAATATTATACGCAGTAGCAGGACAG GAAGGTGCTTCGGATGCTGATATCAGTTTGCTGCCAAGATATAGATATAGACAAGATGGTGGTGAGAAGAGTAGAATGGGTGAAGGAACCATGGTGCCTGTTGATGCTGGCTCAGAATTTTCAGCTAATGAGCGCCCACTTTCAGCAGATGATGCT GAATGTTGTATCTGTTTGACAGCATACGAAGATGGGGCTGAAATCCATGCACTTCCATGCAAACATCATTTCCACACAGCATGCATTGTGAAATGGCTTCGAATTAACGCAACTTGTCCACTATGTAAATACAATATTCTCAAGGGAAATGAACAGGTCTGA